CACTCAGACAGGCATCGATGTCGTGGAGTCACGTTCGCTCTGGAGCGCTGCTGGCTGGCATGAATGTGTAGCAATCACTTCACGTGGAGAAGGCTTTCTGGGCGGTTGGGTGGGACCAGGGTGTTGGACGCATACATGACGGCGGTCCAAACACCTGCAAAGCCCTCTGGTTTGTGTGTCTTGTTTGTGGGGTTTTGAACAAGTAGACTTGTCCGCAGATCAATGAGGTACCGTGTTGGATGACAAACTATGTCCGCGCAGCTAGGTCTAGACGTATGCGCAAGGGTCCGTGTTGGATGAACAGTAAAAATCCAAAACAATAgtaacaaaatgcaaaaaaaactAATTTTCTTTTTGTGATAAACATTGATGAATGTCTTGCCTGCGTGAAAATTTTCATGATATAAAATGACATTTGTGGAGGTCTGGACAAAAAAAGTATCGATGCTCTAAAATGCTTACAAAATTTGTCTTTTTGGAGCATCGATTTTATTGTTTTTGCCCAGATCTCCATGGATGTCATTTTATCACGAACCTTTGCACATATGTGAGACATCATTAATGCTTATCACAAAAAAATCAGGAAATTTTTAGTTTCTTTTACTATTTTTTTGGACTTAAATGTTCATGCGGGTGCATATGAGCTCAGGATGTGTCCTTATGGCTTTTGCTTACGCCAGTCTATCTAATCACCATTCTTTATTTTGTTGTTCTTTGGGGTTGTGACTTGTGAGCCTTCCAAGATTGCTTCCCGTAACCACGCGGTAGGTGTGGGCAGCAATTTTCAAATCATTTCAGAAGAAAAATGGTATTGCTTCCCGAACAAGGGCGAAGGAATTGCAAGAGGATGGCAACTCGATCATATTGATTTCAAGGATCAACATGGTGGCTTGGTTTCAGAGAATTCATGGACCCCGTTTGCATCCTTCCTCATGAACCTGAATCCCTGGCTTCCGATTCCATTTTCCTGGAAATATATGCACGAGCACCATTCGATCTAAATACATGTTATTCAGTTCAGTAGACCCTTCCGTTGGACACCGATGAAACTCCAGTCAAGGGGTCTGGGGCCTCGCTGCACACTGGACGGACATTCTATAAGCCCCTTTTGCCTCCCCCAGCCAGCATCGCCAGGAAATAAAAACCAAAACGGGAGAAACCACATTGCAACATGTATACCTCCGAATTCCTATTTCATTTCTATTTATTGTTCCTTTTCATCATCCCTAATGCCATGCTAATGAATTTGGTACAAGAGACGAATCATCCGCAAAGTTGATGCTCTAGCTCAAAATGTACAGTTGAAGGAAGCGAGTAATGCGGTTATTCCAGCTGTTCAGGACCCAACAAGACCCTTGTGCCGAGCATAAGCGACAATCGTGACAAACATGAAAGCACAAAACAGCCCTGATACAATAACCACCTGCAACATGGCAAACACAATGTTATGGACGAGTGAGGCGGTCGCTATAAAATAATTCACAATCATCGAACGCTAAATGGAGCATGTTATATGAAAAAGTGATGCCATTTACCCATTTGAAGACATATCCATGGCCGTCGTTCCAGGTGTAAGGTATGTTCATACCAAAGACTCCAGCAACCAATGAGTAAAGTGATAAGCAGACGGTCCCAGAACTCAAGAATAGCTCTAGCTGCACGAAGTAAAGAGAAATTAAGTTTTACTCTGGCAGAATGTTTAACATGTAACGAGCCAATGAATATTCAGACTAGAATTTTGCAATGCAATGGGACCACTGTGGTAACTAGCAGGAAATATGATAGTTATCTACATCAGACAAGTTTATGAAACCTTTACTTGACATGGGGTTGCCCATTAAGATTTGTTGTAATTAAGCATATGTTTATTACAAGCACAAGAATATCTAAAATGAACTGTTCTGAAGTACTAACATATTTCAGAAAGCAAATCAcaaggtttgaactttcaaaattaCCTGAATCAACTGATTACGGTGATTATcaagctgcaaagaagaagaaaaataagcggTGCTCCAAGGGTGAAAAGGTTCACATCAAGAACACATATTTTACTAGAAAGCTTACCTGAATGTTAATATAATCTTCTGTGTCATCAATATACTCTCTCAGCTGAAAAAGAAGTTGCAGACAAATACAACATCAACAAAATGCCAGATCCTAGGTTTTAAACAAGGCTTAACAGAGCTTCAGTGGTACTGTAACGATAAGAGTCCTGATTTTGCTAGCCTATTATGATACTGTGTACTTGACTTAGCTGCCTCAACTTACCGTTGTCAATTTGTTTAATGTGCCATCTATCTGCATGAAATATGCCTGCAAGTATATGTAAATTTCAGTACTCTGCCAGAGAGTGTAAACAAGAGATTTTAAAGCAGAGAGCAAATAACAACCTCCAGCAACATCTCCAGCTCTTCCACATCATTCTCATTTCCATGTATAGTTGCTGCACTGGCTCTACTAGCTCTTGATATTTTTGAACCAATAGTTGGGGATGCTGGGAACCAATTTGGTCCACCGGAACCACTGACAGGGGATGATGCCCCAGCCAACTTTCTAGACAAGTAAAGATCAGCCATGTCATCGTCATCATCCAATAATTGTTCAAGCTCATCTCTCACCTAGAAATTAAAATACACCTTGTGATATGCTAGAAAACCATAAACAAGGAAAATAATCATAGCAGTCCATAGGAGCTACTCacaaaatatactactccctccgtccggaattacttgtcatcaaaatggatgaaaatggatgtatctaaaactaaaatacatctagatacatccatatctatgacaagtatttcaggacggagggagtataatatactccctctgtaacttaatataagacgttttttggcaCTATCGTAGTgccaaaaaacatcttatattaagttACGTAGGGAGTACATTTCAAGACAAAAATAGCATAGACTCATCCATGAGAATGTATGTGATCAGAGGAAAAATATTAGCTGGAGCACTATATAGATTCTGGAACAGCTCACGCATTCCTGAGGTTGCATGAAGGAAGACAATTCCACCCCATCAAGTTTTTTAAGATACACATAAAAGGCCGAAGAGAAAAGCTAAGATAATGTTCCAACGAAGTATGCAAGAGAATAAATAAAAACGGTGCAGTCTAAGCGATGAttagaataaaaaataaaaataaacaaaaaggGTTCTACATTATGAAATATAGATATACCATCCGGTATTAGAAATGCTCTTCCAGATGTTTTGGGTTGTTTACTTCTGTTCTAAATAATCGCTTGAGTAGATTAATTACGAATCATATTCCCTGTTGAGAACTTGAAATAGGGCGTGCGATATGATAGACAAGGGAAAAAGGAAAAGCATGGCGATGCCCATCAGACGTTCAGAACTGTATGGCCTCTTTAATTCACATGACTCGCACATAATCGGAATTTGGCTTACACAGTAGTGGAATTCAGATGACAATATGACATACAGAACATCATAAGAAGTCAATGTTTGAAGAATATACATAGAAGTCACTAAACAATGAAGTGTCAGATAACAAACTAAATGAAACAGAATGAACAGGAAACCAGACCTTCTGGACCCTTGCAGTCAATCTCGTCATGCCACTTTTTAACTTCCGTACCTTGTCCAAGTTGTGGCTACTAATCTGTGGTGCAGATAGTAGAGAAAATTGATATGGAGAAAATAGAAGAACAAGCCAATAAACAGTTTGGAGATATTTCAGCCTGACATGCTTTCATGGGTTATGGAAAAGTAATAAACATACGAAGGTGTTTATCCAGATGTGCCATATTATTCCTCAATGAAGCTTTATGTCATCATAAGTTTTCAACAAGCCAACAAGGATTTAGAGATAATTTAGCCTGGCGTGCTTTAATGGGTGCATGGTAAGTTGCTAAGCATATGAAGGTGTTACAGAAGTAGGTGTGTTAATGTGACATTTTATTCCTCAATAAAACGTTATGTCATCATAAAGTTCTGCAATGCTACTTTAGCTACTATTATGTTTGGTGGTGAATGAAAATCTTATGGCAGACTGACTACCTGTTATTAACAGTTATATGGAGTAAATAACACTTTCTAGCGTTTTCTAGCATGCACTCCTTTCAGAAGTAAAGTGCACTGTCTAACATCTTGATCTTATTCTCACCATATATAATTCTACGGACACTAAATGGATCCTGAAACATATATGACCAAAAGTGGCGTATAGGAGAAATGAGATATCTACTATGACATCTTTCTATCATTCTATGAAAAAATTCCTACTCAACAATGTTAGTACCATAAAGTAGAGTAAAGTAGAGTAAGCATGTGCTTACTCACCTTGGATGTCAGGTCATCCAAAGCTGGGTAAGCATTAGTCTCCAGCTCAGTAGTGCGTGCATCAAGAAAGCTGCAGATTGCTTCCAAAGTAACCTCAAGTGCACGGAACTCAAAGGGAGATTCTGGTGTTCATAAACATGATTGCAGGGCATGAAAAAAATGTGCATAAGTATGCAACCTTATTTCCATGGATATGAATTAACGATAACTGGCAGCTAAACCAGaaataaagaagcaataaaatCAGTAAGATTGACACTACTATTCTAGAACACGGGTATGGTTATACAAATGTACCAGCTGGCATGAACCAATCGGACAGAAAATATGCTTCTGAGTCATTTTGATCTAAGAATCAGGATGACACAACAATTATTATATATGTATATTATATACGACATACCAAGAGAAAAAAGTGATAGCATTGTTGTAAACAATCAGAATGACACCAttactggtttgtatgactgtcacCATGTGAGTTAAATTAATCAGACATGGGTCCGGTTGTAACCTATAATAAAATGTAAACATACTTTGGTCAACCATAGCAATCCTTATTAAAAGGAAGGGTAGCCACATGTCTCCACTAGATCAATATTGTAGTATCTCAAATTTCTCTCAACAGATTACCCGGTGAATAAAATTGCATAACATGCAGAGTAATTGGTCTAGTACAAGAAAACTCAGATAAGCATCACGATATAATAGTAAGGTGCCAAGACTGTACACTTTGGAGTTTTCTTCTTGGACAGGTGGTTgtatttttgccaaaagaatgtccAACTGACATGGACATGCACTAAAAAAGGAATACAACAGAACAGTGTGGCCAACTGGCCACATCCCAATCGGATTTTTTTATCAATAGCTTTCTTTTACATGTTTGCATTCCTTCAGAACGTTTTGTTACTTATTTATTTCAATTGTTGGGCATAGAAGGGAAATTGGCATACTTCACATGGACATATGTGATAGAAGTTACTACAATCAACATTACAGAGATAGAGCAACCTGACAAAAAAGAGAGCATGCTTCTCAGCTTCTGACATCTGTAATTTCAAGAAATGGCAACTAAACTTaccatcttcttcagcagcttccgcATCATGCTGGCCACttaaattatcctttccatcatgctGAGCAGCACTTGAAGGTGCTAGTCGTCTCCGGAGCTCCTCTACAACAGGAATGACATTTTCATCTGAAGGATCCCTGAGCAAAACCTGAGCCCAGCCAAAAGCAATAACTGTGAGTATATCACCAACATTGCAGGACAACTAAGAATATACTTAGATGCACACAGTACAATGAAATAAGCCATGGCTCCCAGGATATTGTGTAACAAACTGATTTGAAACTTCCACATAGTGCTTATTGCAGGTAGAGGTTCAAAATTGGCAGATCACATCAAATTCAGCATTGTATGGAGGCTACGATTGTTCCATTTTGTGCCAGAACCATATAAAATCCTCTAATTCCCTGATAACTATTTCACAACTATAGATACCTAATCATTCTAGTCAGAGAGTGAGTGAAATTGCGCATATACTCCCCACAAAATTCATGAAGTAGTCCAGCTCATGAGAAGGAATAATGGAAAAATCCTACCATGACAAGTACTCCTATTCGACAGTGAAAAAGTATAAGCAGTTAAGATCACCTCTTCAGATGTAACGATCGCCTTTATGTGCTGATCCACCCGCCGATGAGAGTTCCACCAAAAACAGACAAAAGAGTCGTCAGAGATTACCAGGAGCGAATGAATCATGAATATCACTATATTATCAGATAAAAAATACTGGCAGCTGTATCAGCTCCTTTGATCCATGGAAACAGAACGCCGACACCACACTAAAATCGTCAAAACGAATGATTAAACTATAATAAGTTCAGTACACACGTCTACTAAAATTGAGTCAAAACGCAGCACCACTATGATGAGCCCAAATCAGCACATGATCCACCTAAAAAAATCCTAAAACAAAAAAAAGGGGAAACAGAATGAATTCCAGGAATTCGTGCTGCTCCATGATCCCAGCCATCTAGCGAAATTCCCGACGAAAAGCAGAAGCAGAAGGCCNNNNNNNNNNNNNNNNNNNNNNNNNNNNNNNNNNNNNNNNNNNNNNNNNNNNNNNNNNNNNNNNNNNNNNNNNNNNNNNNNNNNNNNNNNNNNNNNNNNNNNNNNNNNNNNNNNNNNNNNNNNNNNNNNNNNNNNNNNNNNNNNNNNNNNNNNNNNNNNNNNNNNNNNNNNNNNNNNNNNNNNNNNNNNNNNNNNNNNNNNNNNNNNNNNNNNNNNNNNNNNNNNNNNNNNNNNNNNNNNNNNNNNNNNNNNNNNNNNNNNNNNNNNNNNNNNNNNNGAGATTGAGCACGATGGCGCGCTCGCGGCCGAGGATGGTGGAGGGGTAGGAGAGCAGCGGGTCGAGGATGCGCAGGTCGCGCGCGTTGATGTCGACGCGGTGCATGATGGCGTACTTGTCGGCGTCGAGCTCCCGCTCCTCCCCCGCCGCGTCGAACAGGATCCAGCTCCGCGACGCCGCCCGCTTcttcgccgccgccagcgccgccgccgcggcctcgccgcccgccgccgccatctcgcAGCGGGCAGTCTCTCACATCTCCTGCGGCACCCGCCtctcctaagccgccgccgccgccgcccccacgtGGACGGCGGGATGCGTTCTACCGCGCGGCTCTTTTAATCGCGCGGAAAGGAAGGCTTTCTGGTGACGCGGGCAGGTAAATAAATCGCGAGGAAGCCGGGGGCTGGGAGACGCCGCCTGGTCGTTTGATCCTGCGGCCGCGCGCGATGACGGATGGCCGGGGGCGATCCGCGATAGGGCGGAGGCGGGTGACCTACTGGGGATCGGTTACTAGTAGTTGGGAAACAGAGACGGGGAAAGGAGGCCCGTCTGTCAGAAGAAGAATGGTCTTCTTTTTTTTGTTATATATTACTACAAAAAAAAAAGAACAACAGCTGGGATTATGTTAGGTTTTCTGACTGTACAATCGTTGCCAAATCATTCTTTTTTCTTTAATTTGAATTAgtcatttatttttttatttttttgtggaTGAAAAAATGACTaattcaaattgaagaaaaaagaaTGAATTAGTCATTTATTACTAAGGCCCTGCTACCAACTTCCAGTCAACCTTAGATTTAGAAGAAGAAACATCCGGTCAACCTTCCTAAAAATAATCAAGTCAACCTCAAGAAGAGTAATCTGTTATTCTATACAACTTTGTCAAAAGGGGCCGTGTGCATGTTTGGGTGGAGCTCACACCCTGGCAAAAGTTATGCTTGGCAAAGGGGTTTTTTTTTAACTGATTTTTTTTCAGTTTGTTTTGACTTTTGAACTGATGCTTGACAAGCTCAGTCATCTATAATTTGGCAAGTGTTGAAAAGAAAACGAACCAGCGTAGGCAGATTAGTATGGGTGATTCCAAATTCCAATGGCCTTTCCTCGAATAAAAAAGTAAAGGTGATTCTGACAGTAATCCAAACAGAGGCCACTAGGGTCTACAATCACCGTTGCCAAATTGACTCTCTAAACGTCCATGGAAGCGTCCGCGAATAACATGGGCTCGCCCCTCNNNNNNNNNNNNNNNNNNNNNNNNNNNNNNNNNNNNNNNNNNNNNNNNNNNNNNNNNNNNNNNNNNNNNNNNNNNNNNNNNNNNNNNNNNNNNNNNNNNNNNNNNNNNNNNNNNNNNNNNNNNNNNNNNNNNNNNNNNNNNNNNNNNNNNNNNNNNNNNNNNNNNNNNNNNNNNNNNNNNNNNNNNNNNNNNNNNNNNNNNNNNNNNNNNNNNNNNNNNNNNNNNNNNNNNNNNNNNNNNNNNNNNNNNNNNNNNNNNNNNNNNNNNNNNNNNNNNNNNNNNNNNNNNaccaccaccaccaccacctcacacacacacactcaagtTGGCTATGAGGAGTCGAGAAGTGCATCTCTGAACGCAGCGGCAGCTGCACGCAGGGCATCGACGGCGCGCGTGCCGTCGCGATTCGGATCAGTTAAGCGTGCTAGTTAGAGTATAGCCGGACGTTGGAAAGCAAACTGAAACGTATATGCGTATTCAAAGGACCAAACCTGACACCACAATTTGACACAAGCAGAAGCAGGGCACGCGCGCAGACGAGAGGAGCATGTACCCGCACAACCCAATTACGCTTCGTTGGCAGGAGTGTTTTCAGTTAATGCATGTCGTATAGCAACGCAGCAGCCTTAGCTAGGAAAGCAAACATTTTGATGTTTTTTATTAG
Above is a window of Triticum dicoccoides isolate Atlit2015 ecotype Zavitan chromosome 5B, WEW_v2.0, whole genome shotgun sequence DNA encoding:
- the LOC119311767 gene encoding magnesium transporter MRS2-I-like; the protein is MAAAGGEAAAAALAAAKKRAASRSWILFDAAGEERELDADKYAIMHRVDINARDLRILDPLLSYPSTILGRERAIVLNLQHIKAIVTSEEVLLRDPSDENVIPVVEELRRRLAPSSAAQHDGKDNLSGQHDAEAAEEDESPFEFRALEVTLEAICSFLDARTTELETNAYPALDDLTSKISSHNLDKVRKLKSGMTRLTARVQKVRDELEQLLDDDDDMADLYLSRKLAGASSPVSGSGGPNWFPASPTIGSKISRASRASAATIHGNENDVEELEMLLEAYFMQIDGTLNKLTTLREYIDDTEDYINIQLDNHRNQLIQLELFLSSGTVCLSLYSLVAGVFGMNIPYTWNDGHGYVFKWVVIVSGLFCAFMFVTIVAYARHKGLVGS